From Nematostella vectensis chromosome 14, jaNemVect1.1, whole genome shotgun sequence, a single genomic window includes:
- the LOC5510446 gene encoding PH-interacting protein isoform X3: protein MDSTQERLQKELYFLVAKFLSGGPCKRAAEALICELEEYALLPRRLDWEGNSHPKSYQETSYENRHISVDFLAQISSRLCPLLDKCVPSSVRGVQTLLGAGRQSLLRTGSESIHPTVSSLALCNHGAPLLPPIGKRLRPNIAQVLLGRELSGPAVKRQLAQPNVYVKQSMHRRILGHLSAVYCVLFDRTGQCIITGADDSLVKIWSTKDGRLLATLRGHNGEVSDIAINYENTLVAAGSCDKLIRVWSLQTTYPVAVLQGHTGMITSLQFCPSPASDARYLMSTGGDGTVCFWKFNPANYLFDPKPLRFIEKSRPGTQMVCSSFSPGGSFLVAGSTDHIIRIYQMSPGPPERIAELDVHSDHVDSIQFNHTGEKFLSGSRDGTARIWFFKRSKWEHILLDITRTLPGCLPIDDALKAIKPRTTMVAWDLWDRHVVTAINDHTLKVWEAETGALIHVLQGHHDEMFVLEAHPTDPHIFLSAGHDGLVILWDLRTGQMIKSFFNSIEGQGHGAVFDCKFSPDGLQFACTDSHGHLCIFGYGSSDPFNKVPSEQFFHTDYRPLIRDANSYVLDEQTQTAPHLMPPPFLVDVDGNPHPSHVQRLVPGHGSNVRTARQPPTTPRAELPPLLAEIEAAENAGPSSPARGDVAAMPPPLQSPGGSRNYGMRQSGDVEGVRQAHGNVPVIEDVSEADITAWRKRKIAPELKPSVAKFEEDRRIHLGRNELMNYLREKKKRPQTAAAKAIQEAVALNERSQRAQSRRSSRQASRARERARTRARTQRAMYATRSAMSVEETEESGEDEVIVTPSDSEDEEEWNESSSESSEYSDWTEEVGIRSQPQNDNRRTRRVRRLLSSSDDETYTDQPGPSSPQRSQQKKEKKEKPPQKKKPKKPKLDNVDDVLQFYNPPEWLMCTQPCLSPYVPQIGDEVYYLRQGHERYVKEVMRRKIYDTNPKKQCYYKLGLEAVELCRIVSLHFSSSNGIPPTLACLKLALISPDTGIHTGASFTVKYHDMQDVLDFIILRQHYDRSIDRNWQEGDRFRSIIDDSWWAGVITERSPLQEEYPDSQFMCLTVEWDTGETERMSPWDLEPVSDQDPGNGDETTSGAATSNIPLTDEDRQALAYEPSEADWFGEGRDEMTSRIMGCVDRLCELSLAGPFVYPVDVQAYPDYWSVVPYPIDLHTIIEKLGNRFYRRANALIWDIKQIERNARLYNEEDSQIVSNSTRLVNILSEFIRDSTCRDVLSLVGEEEELAEEIEVTRVSDESGAEQTTEETTDARGKRKKESDRSRRQNKRQKIQEEEEPREESWVTSARILLNFLMSREDAEPFLAPVNLADFPDYTDYVEQPMDFSTVWRKFVENQYSDPEQLVSDIRLVFSNSRAYNTQPRSRIYSMTIRLAAMFEDRVDSIFSDWYACASGGARRTRLRTQQLLQSQGAAGTSSESQQSWRIVNAREASDSRAYATDSTEDSGYSVVSRPSGSRDPLRTTIRLPPTRRAGPAENNTAAASSSSAARVPPLRISVRTIAEVSPPQEAGPPARGGARSARVGRQSAAAVAVSSEAGGSSTRRRQPARPEVVVNGDAAPHQYSTRRRARLVSEETNDDEDEDEEEEEEEENEDEENGEDEENGEDEENEENGEDDDDEEEEEEDSDESEESEYLEEQPSRRSTVRPKVRPTALPSKSGSRSAASRTSRSSRSRITSSGSTRSNRSNRRSSSASIDQETRSSRRTRGRGVSYAETDSDSDGEVLTVSSRGRVRRPTQRMLDYIE, encoded by the exons ATGGATTCTACCCAAGAAAGACTCCAAAAAG AACTCTATTTCCTGGTTGCCAAGTTCCTTAGTGGTGGACCATGCAAGAGGGCAGCGGAG GCTCTGATATGCGAATTGGAAGAATACGCG CTTCTGCCGAGACGATTAGACTGGGAAGGAAACTCTCACCCCAAATCGTACCAAGAAACG TCGTACGAAAATAGACACATCTCGGTCGACTTTCTGGCCCAGATCTCCTCCCGTCTCTGCCCTCTACTCGACAAGTGTGTGCCATCTAGTGTCCGAGGCGTCCAGACTTTATTAGGAGCAGGCAGGCAATCACTCCTAAGAACAGGCTCAG AAAGCATCCACCCAACTGTCTCCTCATTGGCTCTCTGCAACCATGGTGCCCCCCTTCTGCCGCCTATTGGTAAAAGGCTCCGCCCTAACATTG CCCAAGTCCTGCTTGGCCGTGAGCTCAGTGGACCTGCTGTCAAGAGACAACTTGCTCAACCCAATGTTTATGTCAAGCAGTCAATG CATCGACGTATACTTGGTCACCTATCTGCCGTCTATTGCGTTCTGTTTGATCGGACTGGGCAGTGCATTATTACT GGAGCTGACGATAGCTTGGTCAAGATCTGGTCCACCAAGGATGGACGACTCCTGGCCACCCTTCGAGGCCATAATGGGGAAGTGTCCGACATTGCTATCAACTATGAAAACACTCTGGTTGCTGCTGGGAGTTGTGACAAG TTAATCAGGGTGTGGTCGCTGCAGACGACATATCCTGTTGCTGTCTTACAGGGCCATACTGGCATGATCACCTCATTACAG TTTTGTCCGAGTCCAGCTAGCGATGCaag ataCCTAATGTCTACTGGCGGTGATGGTACTGTGTGCTTCTGGAAGTTTAACCCAGCCAACTACCTCTTTGA cCCTAAGCCCTTGAGGTTTATAGAAAAGTCCAGGCCAGGAACACAAATGGTGTGCTCGTCATTCAGTCCAG GTGGGAGCTTCCTGGTCGCTGGAAGCACAGACCACATTATTCGTATTTACCAGATGAGCCCTGGTCCCCCAGAACGCATTGCTGAACTAGATGTCCACTCA GACCATGTTGACAGCATTCAATTCAATCATACTGGTGAGAAGTTTCTCAGTGGTTCCCGTGATGGAACAGCTCGCATCTGGTTTTTTAAAAGATCTAAATGGGAACACATCCTCCTTGACATAACTAGGACATTACCAGG ATGTTTGCCAATTGATGATGCTCTTAAGGCAATCAAGCCAAGGACAACTATG GTTGCATGGGACTTGTGGGATCGCCATGTGGTGACAGCAATCAATGACCACACCCTGAAAGTTTGGGAGGCCGAGACTGGGGCACTCATCCATGTTCTACAA GGTCATCATGACGAGATGTTTGTTCTTGAAGCCCATCCAACAGATCCACACATCTTCCTCAGTGCAG GTCATGACGGCCTTGTCATATTGTGGGATTTAAGGACAGGGCAAATGATCAAGAGTTTCTTTAACTCA ATCGAGGGCCAGGGCCATGGGGCAGTGTTTGACTGTAAGTTCTCCCCTGATGGTCTGCAGTTTGCATGTACGGATAGCCACGGTCACTTGTGCATCTTTGGCTATGGATCCAGCGACCCATTTAATAAG GTCCCTAGCGAGCAGTTTTTCCACACAGACTACCGACCGCTGATTCGTGACGCTAACAGCTACGTACTGGATGAACAG ACCCAGACGGCACCCCACCTGATGCCCCCACCCTTCCTGGTTGACGTGGATGggaacccccacccctcccatgTCCAGCGACTAGTTCCAGGCCATGGCAGTAACGTTCGCACTGCCAGGCAACCACCCACTACACCCCGGGCCGAGCTACCCCCCCTGCTTGCCGAAATCGAGGCTGCCGAGAATGCTG GTCCCAGCTCCCCTGCTCGTGGGGACGTCGCAGCTATGCCCCCTCCTCTGCAAAGTCCAGGAGGGAGCAGAAATTATGGGATGCGTCAGAGTGGAGACGTCGAAGGCGTCCGACAGGCGCATGGAAATGTTCCGGTCATCGAGGACGTTTCGGAGGCTGACATCACGGCTTGGCGGAAACGCAAGATCGCACCCGAACTGAAGCCGAGTGTAGCAAA GTTTGAGGAAGATCGCCGTATACATCTTGGCCGTAATGAGCTAATGAACTACCTTCGGGAAAAGAAAAAGCGTCCGCAAACTGCCGCCGCAAAAGCG ATCCAAGAAGCCGTAGCGCTAAACGAGCGAAGTCAGCGTGCACAATCACGCAGATCTTCCCGTCAGGCCAGTCGCGCACGTGAGAGGGCTAGGACTCGTGCCAGGACCCAGCGAGCTATGTACGCCACACGGTCAGCCATGTCCGTGGAAGAGACAGAGGAGTCTGGGGAGGATGAGGTGATAGTGACACCGAGCGATAGTGAAGATGAGGAAGAATGGAACGAGAGTTCGAG TGAGTCGAGTGAGTATTCTGATTGGACAGAAGAGGTCGGGATTCGCTCACAGCCTCAGAATGACAACAGACGAACAAG GAGAGTTCGGCGGCTATTGAGTTCCTCTGATGACGAAACCTACACTGATCAGCCGGGCCCCAGCTCTCCACAGCGATCCCAACAGAAGAAAGAGAAGAAGGAAAAACCGCCgcaaaaaaagaag CCTAAAAAGCCCAAGTTGGACAATGTAGACGACGTTCTCCAATTCTACAACCCTCCTGAATGGCTGATGTGCACCCAGCCCTGCCTATCCCCCTACGTACCCCAGATAGGGGACGAG GTGTACTATCTGCGCCAAGGCCACGAGCGATATGTCAAGGAAGTTATGAGACGAAAGATCTATGACACAAACCCGAAGAAGCAATGCTACTACAAGCTTGGATTAGAG GCCGTGGAGCTTTGCCGGATTGTCAGTCTACACTTCTCATCTAGTAACGGCATCCCTCCCACCCTCGCCTGCCTCAAACTCG CTCTCATCAGCCCCGACACAGGGATTCACACGGGAGCATCCTTTACTGTCAA GTACCATGACATGCAAGATGTGCTTGACTTTATCATCCTACGCCAGCACTACGACCGCTCCATCGACAGGAACTGGCAAGAAG GTGATCGATTTCGTAGCATCATCGATGACTCCTGGTGGGCTGGCGTGATCACCGAGCGAAGTCCGCTCCAAGAGGAGTACCCCGACAGCCAGTTCATGTGCTTAACCGTTGA GTGGGACACGGGAGAGACCGAGAGGATGAGTCCGTGGGACCTGGAGCCTGTAAGCGATCAAG ACCCCGGCAATGGTGATGAGACTACTTCCGGTGCAGCTACCAGTAACATACCGCTGACCGATGAGGACCGCCAAGCCCTTGCGTACGAGCCGTCCGAGGCGGACTGGTTTGGTGAGGGTCGAGACGAAATGACGTCACGGATCATGGGATGTGTGGACCGGCTTTGTGAGCTGAGTCTGGCGGGTCCGTTTGTGTACCCCGTGGATGTCCAGGCCTATCCCGACTACTGGAGCGTTGTGCCATACCCTATCGACCTACATACAATTATCGAGAAGCTAGGCAATAGATTCTACCG ACGAGCGAATGCTTTGATCTGGGACATCAAGCAAATCGAGCGCAATGCACGACTTTACAACGAAGAGGACAGTCAGATAGTCAGCAACTCAACAAGACTCGTGAACATACTATCAGAGTTCATACG GGATTCCACGTGCCGTGATGTTTTGTCATTGGTTGGTGAGGAAGAGGAATTAGCAGAAGAAATCGAG GTAACCCGTGTATCGGATGAGTCAGGCGCAGAACAGACCACTGAGGAG ACAACTGACGCTCGCGGTAAAAGGAAAAAG GAGTCTGATCGGAGCCGACGTCAGAACAAGCGACAAAAGATACAAGAGGAGGAGGAGCCTAGAGAAGAG TCTTGGGTGACGTCTGCGCGAATTCTACTGAATTTTTTGATGTCACGTGAGGACGCCGAGCCCTTCCTGGCGCCTGTCAACCTGGCTGACTTCCCG GACTACACAGATTACGTGGAACAGCCCATGGATTTCTCCACCGTGTGGCGCAAGTTCGTCGAGAATCAGTACAGCGACCCAGAACAGCTTGTCAGCGATATAAGACTCGTGTTCTCCAACTCGCGAGCATACAACACACAGCCAAGATCTCGG ATCTACAGCATGACTATCCGCCTCGCCGCCATGTTCGAGGACCGGGTGGATAGCATTTTTAGCGACTGGTACGCATGCGCCTCAGGTGGAGCCCGAAGGACAAGACTGCGGACTCAACAACTCCTGCAATCCCAGGGTGCAGCGGGAACGAGTAGCGAAAGTCAGCAGTCGTGGCGGATCGTGAATGCCCGAGAAGCTTCCGACAGTCGAGCGTACGCTACCGATAGCACCGAGGATAGTGGATATAGTGTAGTCTCCCGACCGTCGGGGAGTAGAGACCCACTCAGGACAACGATAAGGCTCCCTCCTACTCGTAGGGCGGGTCCCGCTGAGAACAACACAGCAGCAGCTTCCTCTTCCTCAGCTGCGAGGGTGCCGCCTCTGAGAATCAGCGTACGAACGATAGCAGAGGTGTCCCCCCCTCAGGAGGCGGGCCCCCCTGCACGGGGTGGAGCCAGATCCGCTCGCGTCGGGAGACAGTCGGCAGCGGCGGTCGCTGTGTCATCAGAGGCGGGAGGTAGCAGCACCAGAAGACGGCAGCCCGCTCGGCCAGAGGTGGTTGTGAACGGAGACGCTGCCCCACATCAGTACTCTACGAGAAGGCGGGCAAGGCTGGTATCCGAGGAGACGAATGATGACGAGGACGAAGacgaagaggaggaggaggaggaagagaaTGAAGACGAGGAAAATGGTGAAGACGAAGAGAATGGCGAAGACGAAGAGAATGAAGAGAATGGtgaagacgatgatgatgaagaagaagaagaagaggataGTGACGAGAGCGAGGAGAGTGAGTACTTAGAGGAGCAACCATCTCGGCGTAGTACCGTAAGACCCAAAGTCCGCCCGACTGCCTTACCGAGTAAGTCCGGTTCACGTTCGGCAGCTTCTAGGACCTCGCGTTCTTCCCGTTCGCGTATAACCTCGTCGGGTAGTACTCGAAGCAACCGGTCAAACCGTCGGTCGAGCAGTGCGTCGATAGACCAGGAGACTCGGTCGAGTAGACGCACGCGAGGGCGGGGCGTGTCGTATGCCGAAACCgatagtgacagtgacggCGAGGTGCTCACTGTGTCGAGCCGAGGGCGCGTGCGCAGACCCACGCAAAGGATGCTGGACTACATTGAATAA
- the LOC5510446 gene encoding PH-interacting protein isoform X4, which yields MHRRILGHLSAVYCVLFDRTGQCIITGADDSLVKIWSTKDGRLLATLRGHNGEVSDIAINYENTLVAAGSCDKLIRVWSLQTTYPVAVLQGHTGMITSLQFCPSPASDARYLMSTGGDGTVCFWKFNPANYLFDPKPLRFIEKSRPGTQMVCSSFSPGGSFLVAGSTDHIIRIYQMSPGPPERIAELDVHSDHVDSIQFNHTGEKFLSGSRDGTARIWFFKRSKWEHILLDITRTLPGCLPIDDALKAIKPRTTMVAWDLWDRHVVTAINDHTLKVWEAETGALIHVLQGHHDEMFVLEAHPTDPHIFLSAGHDGLVILWDLRTGQMIKSFFNSIEGQGHGAVFDCKFSPDGLQFACTDSHGHLCIFGYGSSDPFNKVPSEQFFHTDYRPLIRDANSYVLDEQTQTAPHLMPPPFLVDVDGNPHPSHVQRLVPGHGSNVRTARQPPTTPRAELPPLLAEIEAAENAGPSSPARGDVAAMPPPLQSPGGSRNYGMRQSGDVEGVRQAHGNVPVIEDVSEADITAWRKRKIAPELKPSVAKFEEDRRIHLGRNELMNYLREKKKRPQTAAAKAIQEAVALNERSQRAQSRRSSRQASRARERARTRARTQRAMYATRSAMSVEETEESGEDEVIVTPSDSEDEEEWNESSSESSEYSDWTEEVGIRSQPQNDNRRTRRVRRLLSSSDDETYTDQPGPSSPQRSQQKKEKKEKPPQKKKQPKKPKLDNVDDVLQFYNPPEWLMCTQPCLSPYVPQIGDEVYYLRQGHERYVKEVMRRKIYDTNPKKQCYYKLGLEAVELCRIVSLHFSSSNGIPPTLACLKLALISPDTGIHTGASFTVKYHDMQDVLDFIILRQHYDRSIDRNWQEGDRFRSIIDDSWWAGVITERSPLQEEYPDSQFMCLTVEWDTGETERMSPWDLEPVSDQDPGNGDETTSGAATSNIPLTDEDRQALAYEPSEADWFGEGRDEMTSRIMGCVDRLCELSLAGPFVYPVDVQAYPDYWSVVPYPIDLHTIIEKLGNRFYRRANALIWDIKQIERNARLYNEEDSQIVSNSTRLVNILSEFIRDSTCRDVLSLVGEEEELAEEIEVTRVSDESGAEQTTEETTDARGKRKKESDRSRRQNKRQKIQEEEEPREESWVTSARILLNFLMSREDAEPFLAPVNLADFPDYTDYVEQPMDFSTVWRKFVENQYSDPEQLVSDIRLVFSNSRAYNTQPRSRIYSMTIRLAAMFEDRVDSIFSDWYACASGGARRTRLRTQQLLQSQGAAGTSSESQQSWRIVNAREASDSRAYATDSTEDSGYSVVSRPSGSRDPLRTTIRLPPTRRAGPAENNTAAASSSSAARVPPLRISVRTIAEVSPPQEAGPPARGGARSARVGRQSAAAVAVSSEAGGSSTRRRQPARPEVVVNGDAAPHQYSTRRRARLVSEETNDDEDEDEEEEEEEENEDEENGEDEENGEDEENEENGEDDDDEEEEEEDSDESEESEYLEEQPSRRSTVRPKVRPTALPSKSGSRSAASRTSRSSRSRITSSGSTRSNRSNRRSSSASIDQETRSSRRTRGRGVSYAETDSDSDGEVLTVSSRGRVRRPTQRMLDYIE from the exons ATG CATCGACGTATACTTGGTCACCTATCTGCCGTCTATTGCGTTCTGTTTGATCGGACTGGGCAGTGCATTATTACT GGAGCTGACGATAGCTTGGTCAAGATCTGGTCCACCAAGGATGGACGACTCCTGGCCACCCTTCGAGGCCATAATGGGGAAGTGTCCGACATTGCTATCAACTATGAAAACACTCTGGTTGCTGCTGGGAGTTGTGACAAG TTAATCAGGGTGTGGTCGCTGCAGACGACATATCCTGTTGCTGTCTTACAGGGCCATACTGGCATGATCACCTCATTACAG TTTTGTCCGAGTCCAGCTAGCGATGCaag ataCCTAATGTCTACTGGCGGTGATGGTACTGTGTGCTTCTGGAAGTTTAACCCAGCCAACTACCTCTTTGA cCCTAAGCCCTTGAGGTTTATAGAAAAGTCCAGGCCAGGAACACAAATGGTGTGCTCGTCATTCAGTCCAG GTGGGAGCTTCCTGGTCGCTGGAAGCACAGACCACATTATTCGTATTTACCAGATGAGCCCTGGTCCCCCAGAACGCATTGCTGAACTAGATGTCCACTCA GACCATGTTGACAGCATTCAATTCAATCATACTGGTGAGAAGTTTCTCAGTGGTTCCCGTGATGGAACAGCTCGCATCTGGTTTTTTAAAAGATCTAAATGGGAACACATCCTCCTTGACATAACTAGGACATTACCAGG ATGTTTGCCAATTGATGATGCTCTTAAGGCAATCAAGCCAAGGACAACTATG GTTGCATGGGACTTGTGGGATCGCCATGTGGTGACAGCAATCAATGACCACACCCTGAAAGTTTGGGAGGCCGAGACTGGGGCACTCATCCATGTTCTACAA GGTCATCATGACGAGATGTTTGTTCTTGAAGCCCATCCAACAGATCCACACATCTTCCTCAGTGCAG GTCATGACGGCCTTGTCATATTGTGGGATTTAAGGACAGGGCAAATGATCAAGAGTTTCTTTAACTCA ATCGAGGGCCAGGGCCATGGGGCAGTGTTTGACTGTAAGTTCTCCCCTGATGGTCTGCAGTTTGCATGTACGGATAGCCACGGTCACTTGTGCATCTTTGGCTATGGATCCAGCGACCCATTTAATAAG GTCCCTAGCGAGCAGTTTTTCCACACAGACTACCGACCGCTGATTCGTGACGCTAACAGCTACGTACTGGATGAACAG ACCCAGACGGCACCCCACCTGATGCCCCCACCCTTCCTGGTTGACGTGGATGggaacccccacccctcccatgTCCAGCGACTAGTTCCAGGCCATGGCAGTAACGTTCGCACTGCCAGGCAACCACCCACTACACCCCGGGCCGAGCTACCCCCCCTGCTTGCCGAAATCGAGGCTGCCGAGAATGCTG GTCCCAGCTCCCCTGCTCGTGGGGACGTCGCAGCTATGCCCCCTCCTCTGCAAAGTCCAGGAGGGAGCAGAAATTATGGGATGCGTCAGAGTGGAGACGTCGAAGGCGTCCGACAGGCGCATGGAAATGTTCCGGTCATCGAGGACGTTTCGGAGGCTGACATCACGGCTTGGCGGAAACGCAAGATCGCACCCGAACTGAAGCCGAGTGTAGCAAA GTTTGAGGAAGATCGCCGTATACATCTTGGCCGTAATGAGCTAATGAACTACCTTCGGGAAAAGAAAAAGCGTCCGCAAACTGCCGCCGCAAAAGCG ATCCAAGAAGCCGTAGCGCTAAACGAGCGAAGTCAGCGTGCACAATCACGCAGATCTTCCCGTCAGGCCAGTCGCGCACGTGAGAGGGCTAGGACTCGTGCCAGGACCCAGCGAGCTATGTACGCCACACGGTCAGCCATGTCCGTGGAAGAGACAGAGGAGTCTGGGGAGGATGAGGTGATAGTGACACCGAGCGATAGTGAAGATGAGGAAGAATGGAACGAGAGTTCGAG TGAGTCGAGTGAGTATTCTGATTGGACAGAAGAGGTCGGGATTCGCTCACAGCCTCAGAATGACAACAGACGAACAAG GAGAGTTCGGCGGCTATTGAGTTCCTCTGATGACGAAACCTACACTGATCAGCCGGGCCCCAGCTCTCCACAGCGATCCCAACAGAAGAAAGAGAAGAAGGAAAAACCGCCgcaaaaaaagaag CAGCCTAAAAAGCCCAAGTTGGACAATGTAGACGACGTTCTCCAATTCTACAACCCTCCTGAATGGCTGATGTGCACCCAGCCCTGCCTATCCCCCTACGTACCCCAGATAGGGGACGAG GTGTACTATCTGCGCCAAGGCCACGAGCGATATGTCAAGGAAGTTATGAGACGAAAGATCTATGACACAAACCCGAAGAAGCAATGCTACTACAAGCTTGGATTAGAG GCCGTGGAGCTTTGCCGGATTGTCAGTCTACACTTCTCATCTAGTAACGGCATCCCTCCCACCCTCGCCTGCCTCAAACTCG CTCTCATCAGCCCCGACACAGGGATTCACACGGGAGCATCCTTTACTGTCAA GTACCATGACATGCAAGATGTGCTTGACTTTATCATCCTACGCCAGCACTACGACCGCTCCATCGACAGGAACTGGCAAGAAG GTGATCGATTTCGTAGCATCATCGATGACTCCTGGTGGGCTGGCGTGATCACCGAGCGAAGTCCGCTCCAAGAGGAGTACCCCGACAGCCAGTTCATGTGCTTAACCGTTGA GTGGGACACGGGAGAGACCGAGAGGATGAGTCCGTGGGACCTGGAGCCTGTAAGCGATCAAG ACCCCGGCAATGGTGATGAGACTACTTCCGGTGCAGCTACCAGTAACATACCGCTGACCGATGAGGACCGCCAAGCCCTTGCGTACGAGCCGTCCGAGGCGGACTGGTTTGGTGAGGGTCGAGACGAAATGACGTCACGGATCATGGGATGTGTGGACCGGCTTTGTGAGCTGAGTCTGGCGGGTCCGTTTGTGTACCCCGTGGATGTCCAGGCCTATCCCGACTACTGGAGCGTTGTGCCATACCCTATCGACCTACATACAATTATCGAGAAGCTAGGCAATAGATTCTACCG ACGAGCGAATGCTTTGATCTGGGACATCAAGCAAATCGAGCGCAATGCACGACTTTACAACGAAGAGGACAGTCAGATAGTCAGCAACTCAACAAGACTCGTGAACATACTATCAGAGTTCATACG GGATTCCACGTGCCGTGATGTTTTGTCATTGGTTGGTGAGGAAGAGGAATTAGCAGAAGAAATCGAG GTAACCCGTGTATCGGATGAGTCAGGCGCAGAACAGACCACTGAGGAG ACAACTGACGCTCGCGGTAAAAGGAAAAAG GAGTCTGATCGGAGCCGACGTCAGAACAAGCGACAAAAGATACAAGAGGAGGAGGAGCCTAGAGAAGAG TCTTGGGTGACGTCTGCGCGAATTCTACTGAATTTTTTGATGTCACGTGAGGACGCCGAGCCCTTCCTGGCGCCTGTCAACCTGGCTGACTTCCCG GACTACACAGATTACGTGGAACAGCCCATGGATTTCTCCACCGTGTGGCGCAAGTTCGTCGAGAATCAGTACAGCGACCCAGAACAGCTTGTCAGCGATATAAGACTCGTGTTCTCCAACTCGCGAGCATACAACACACAGCCAAGATCTCGG ATCTACAGCATGACTATCCGCCTCGCCGCCATGTTCGAGGACCGGGTGGATAGCATTTTTAGCGACTGGTACGCATGCGCCTCAGGTGGAGCCCGAAGGACAAGACTGCGGACTCAACAACTCCTGCAATCCCAGGGTGCAGCGGGAACGAGTAGCGAAAGTCAGCAGTCGTGGCGGATCGTGAATGCCCGAGAAGCTTCCGACAGTCGAGCGTACGCTACCGATAGCACCGAGGATAGTGGATATAGTGTAGTCTCCCGACCGTCGGGGAGTAGAGACCCACTCAGGACAACGATAAGGCTCCCTCCTACTCGTAGGGCGGGTCCCGCTGAGAACAACACAGCAGCAGCTTCCTCTTCCTCAGCTGCGAGGGTGCCGCCTCTGAGAATCAGCGTACGAACGATAGCAGAGGTGTCCCCCCCTCAGGAGGCGGGCCCCCCTGCACGGGGTGGAGCCAGATCCGCTCGCGTCGGGAGACAGTCGGCAGCGGCGGTCGCTGTGTCATCAGAGGCGGGAGGTAGCAGCACCAGAAGACGGCAGCCCGCTCGGCCAGAGGTGGTTGTGAACGGAGACGCTGCCCCACATCAGTACTCTACGAGAAGGCGGGCAAGGCTGGTATCCGAGGAGACGAATGATGACGAGGACGAAGacgaagaggaggaggaggaggaagagaaTGAAGACGAGGAAAATGGTGAAGACGAAGAGAATGGCGAAGACGAAGAGAATGAAGAGAATGGtgaagacgatgatgatgaagaagaagaagaagaggataGTGACGAGAGCGAGGAGAGTGAGTACTTAGAGGAGCAACCATCTCGGCGTAGTACCGTAAGACCCAAAGTCCGCCCGACTGCCTTACCGAGTAAGTCCGGTTCACGTTCGGCAGCTTCTAGGACCTCGCGTTCTTCCCGTTCGCGTATAACCTCGTCGGGTAGTACTCGAAGCAACCGGTCAAACCGTCGGTCGAGCAGTGCGTCGATAGACCAGGAGACTCGGTCGAGTAGACGCACGCGAGGGCGGGGCGTGTCGTATGCCGAAACCgatagtgacagtgacggCGAGGTGCTCACTGTGTCGAGCCGAGGGCGCGTGCGCAGACCCACGCAAAGGATGCTGGACTACATTGAATAA